The Polaribacter sp. Q13 sequence GTTTCAGCAACACCTACCTTAAAACCGAATGAAGTTTATTTTGTAGAAATAATTGCTAAAAAATAAGTATCAGAAAAGTGAACTCCTGCAAGGTTTTTTTTGACTTTGTTAGTGTTTATGAATACGAAAAAATCGAAAAAAAGAAATTGTAATATGGTAATACCTACAAGGTTTTTGAAACCTTGCAGGAAAAAAGATAAAAGGAACTTAAAAAATAACAATCCCTCAGGGTTTTTAAATCCTTGTAGGAAAGGATAAATAATTTTATGAAAACATCTAAATACTTATTAGTAGTAGTAATAACAGTATTTTTTTCTTGCAAATCGGCCTTAATATCTCAAGAAAAAAAGGAAGTACAAGTAGTGCTATTAGCAGGACAATCTAACATGGCAGGGGCTGCAAATTATGATGATTTAGATGCTTCTATTCAAAAGAGGATAGAAAAAGTAGCAGATAGAGTTTTTATCAGTCAGTCTAATACAGCACAAACACCTTTATCGTATTATAAAAATAAGCCGAGTAAAAAGTATGGTTTTACAAAACGTTTTGGTCCGGAGTTGTTAATAGGATTAACCTTGGCAGAAAAATATCCGAATAAAGAATTTTTGTTGATAAAACATGCCAAAGGAGGTACCGCTTTATATGGCGCTTGGAACCCAGAATGGACGATTGAAAATGCAAGAGAAATTGAAAAAGGAGCCAAAAAACAAAGTTGGAATTTAGTACAACAACACATCGATTTAATTAACCAAAATTTAAACATTTTAAAAGAGAAAGGAAAGTCTTATAAAGTTATAGGGATGGCTTGGATGCAAGGAGAAAATGATGCTACTTTAGAAAAAGCAGCAACTACTTATGCCGCGACTTTAGAAAAGTTAATAACGAAGTACAGAACTACTTTTAAAGTGAAAGACATGCCTTTTGTTTTCGGACAAATAAACTCTAGATATGGTGTTAAAAACGGAGCAAAAACGGTAAGGGAACAGATGGAAAAAGTTTCATTAGAGGTGAAAAATGTGCATTTAGTAAAAACAAGTACAGATACAAGTTGGTCTGATTTTCCTAAAAATTCAGATAATGTGCATTATAATGCAGAAGGTCAATTAAGATTAGGAACAAAATTTGCAAACGAATTAATAAAGATGATAAACTAATAGTATGAAAAAAATATTTTTAAGTTTTATTGTTTTTCTCTTGATTTCTAGCACCGTTTTTTCGCAAGAAGAAATTCAGGTTGTATTGTTAGCAGGACAATCTAATATGGCAGGTAGAGGAATTACTGAAGAGCTAGATGCCGCTTTTATAAAAAGAATTCACGATGTTTCTGATAGAGTTTTTATAAGCACCTCTGATGTAGAAAAAAGTAAACCGATTCCATTATCTACTTTAAAGAAAAGTTTTGGTCCAGAATTAATGGTAGGATTAACATTAGCAGAAGCAAACCCAAAGCAACATTATTTATTGATTAAAAAAGCCGTTGGAGGTACCTCTTTATATGGTGCTTGGAATACCGAGTGGACATTAGAAAAAGCAATGCTTGCAGAGCGAGGTAAAGTCAGGCAAAGTTTGCAATTATACAAGCAACATATAAAAAATATTAAAAGAACCCTTAATGATGTAAAGAAACAGGGCAAAAAATATAAAATTTTAGGTGTTTTATGGATGCAGGGAGAAAGTGATACGAATAAAGAAATTACAGCAACAAATTATCAAAGCAATCTTAAAAAATTGATAGCAGGTTATAGAAAAGAAGTACAAATAAATGACTTGCCTTTTGTAATAGGACAAGTAAATGTATTGCCAAGAAAATATAAAGAGGGTCCTGCACAAGTAAGAACTGCAATGTTAAATGTTGCCAATTCTGATGATAACATTGCTATTATTAAAACATCAACAGATGCTTCTTGGTTAGATTACCCGAAGCATTCAGACAATTTACATTACAATACAGTAGGGCAAAAAAGATTAGGAATGGCCTTTGCTAAAGAATTAATACAACTAATAAATAAATAACAAAATGAAAAAACAGTATTCTTATCTCGCATTTAGAATCTTATGTATTCTTATGTTAACAGCTACTTTCACTGCTTGCAGTCAAAAAGAGAAACTAACAAAACAAACAATAAAAAAACCGAATATTTTGTGGGTGGTCGCGGAAGATTTATCCCCATTTATGGGCGTTTATGGAGATTCTATTAATAAAGGACACACACCAGTAATTGATAAATTAGCTGCGGAAGGTGTTTTGTTTAAAAGAGCGTATGCAACTGCACCCGTTTGTTCTGCAAGTAGATCTGCTTTTATAACAGGTGTTTATCAAACTACAACAGGTACACATAATCATAGGTCAAATAGATTTACAGAAAATGAGATTGTACCAGATAATCTTAAAATTAAATTGCCAGAAGGCATGAAAACCATTCCTGAATTGATGAAGGAAGCGGGATATTTTACCTTTAACAGTGGTAAAGATGATTATAATTTTGATTATGATAGAAGAGCGATGTATGATACAGGTACCAAAGAAAATTACAAAGCAGGAATGAATGGATGGCAAGGAAATTTTGCTATTAATTACAAAACTGTAAAAGAGTATGTTTGGAACGCTAGAAAAGATAAAAATCAGCCTTGGTTTGGACAAGTAGAAATTATGGGTGGTAAAAAAGATTACCAATACGTAAGAGAAGGTGAAAAACTAGAAACTTATGACGTACCAATGCCTACTTATTTTCCAGATATAAAATCGCAAAGAGAAGCTTGGACGCAGCATTATAATGCCAATAGAGGATCTGACGTTACGTTAGAAAAAATTATAAAACAATTAAAAGCAGATGGTGAGTACGAAAATACCATTATATTTTTCTTTTCAGACCATGGTAGTAATGCATCTTTAAGACACAAGCAATTTTGTTATGAGGGTGGTTTGTTAGTTCCTTTAATTATCAAAGGAAATAATCCTGCTTTAAAAGCCGGAACGGTAAGAAATGATTTGGTTTCTTTATTAGATGTTTCTGCAACTACATTAGCTTTAGGAGATGCTAAAATGCCATCTTATTTAGTAGGGCAAGATTTGTTTTCTAAAAAATATAAAGAAAAAGAATATGTAATAGGTGCAAGAGATAGATGCGATTATACGATTGATAGAATTAGAAGTGTCGTTTCTGAAGATTACAGATATATTCGTAATTATTTTCCGAATAGACCAATGTTACAAGCTAGTTATAGAGATAATAAAAAGATTGTAACCGATTTAAGAGAATTACATGAAGAAGGAAAATTAACCCCTTATCAAGATAAATTTTGGTTTGGAGTTCGCCCTACAGAAGAATTATATGATTTGAAAAAAGAT is a genomic window containing:
- a CDS encoding sulfatase codes for the protein MKKQYSYLAFRILCILMLTATFTACSQKEKLTKQTIKKPNILWVVAEDLSPFMGVYGDSINKGHTPVIDKLAAEGVLFKRAYATAPVCSASRSAFITGVYQTTTGTHNHRSNRFTENEIVPDNLKIKLPEGMKTIPELMKEAGYFTFNSGKDDYNFDYDRRAMYDTGTKENYKAGMNGWQGNFAINYKTVKEYVWNARKDKNQPWFGQVEIMGGKKDYQYVREGEKLETYDVPMPTYFPDIKSQREAWTQHYNANRGSDVTLEKIIKQLKADGEYENTIIFFFSDHGSNASLRHKQFCYEGGLLVPLIIKGNNPALKAGTVRNDLVSLLDVSATTLALGDAKMPSYLVGQDLFSKKYKEKEYVIGARDRCDYTIDRIRSVVSEDYRYIRNYFPNRPMLQASYRDNKKIVTDLRELHEEGKLTPYQDKFWFGVRPTEELYDLKKDPDQMNNLALDPTFSKVLKEHRDVLENWIKETGDKGQFPESAAQLKATYDMWKDRPRFKNAKINPEYDQFKK
- a CDS encoding sialate O-acetylesterase: MKTSKYLLVVVITVFFSCKSALISQEKKEVQVVLLAGQSNMAGAANYDDLDASIQKRIEKVADRVFISQSNTAQTPLSYYKNKPSKKYGFTKRFGPELLIGLTLAEKYPNKEFLLIKHAKGGTALYGAWNPEWTIENAREIEKGAKKQSWNLVQQHIDLINQNLNILKEKGKSYKVIGMAWMQGENDATLEKAATTYAATLEKLITKYRTTFKVKDMPFVFGQINSRYGVKNGAKTVREQMEKVSLEVKNVHLVKTSTDTSWSDFPKNSDNVHYNAEGQLRLGTKFANELIKMIN
- a CDS encoding sialate O-acetylesterase; this encodes MKKIFLSFIVFLLISSTVFSQEEIQVVLLAGQSNMAGRGITEELDAAFIKRIHDVSDRVFISTSDVEKSKPIPLSTLKKSFGPELMVGLTLAEANPKQHYLLIKKAVGGTSLYGAWNTEWTLEKAMLAERGKVRQSLQLYKQHIKNIKRTLNDVKKQGKKYKILGVLWMQGESDTNKEITATNYQSNLKKLIAGYRKEVQINDLPFVIGQVNVLPRKYKEGPAQVRTAMLNVANSDDNIAIIKTSTDASWLDYPKHSDNLHYNTVGQKRLGMAFAKELIQLINK